One Rhodothermales bacterium genomic window carries:
- a CDS encoding beta-glucosidase: MKQSPPENRAHDSSDVPYLNPELSVAARVKDLLSRMTLEEKAAQMMGIWNEKADMLVDTDGHFDRKKAEEAFRSGYGLGQVGRPSDAGGGLSARETAELTNAIQKFFVENSRLGIPVIFHEECLHGQAAVDGTSFPQPIALGATFNPELVESLYTMTAEESAARGAHQALTPVVDVARDPRWGRVEETFGEDPYLISRMGIAAVRGFQGDATFKDKKRVIATLKHFAAHGQPESGMNCAPVNVSERELRETFLFPFRAAIDEGGAISLMASYNEIDGVPSHANRWLLRDVLRKEWGFDGFIVSDYYALWELHDRPDTHGHFVAGDKKEACKLGVRAGVNIELPEPDCYLHLAELVHESSIDESELDELVAPMLQWKFRMGLFDDPYVDVDVAERIVGSDAHRKLALQGARESVTLLKNDGNVLPFELGSIQSIAVIGPNANRSLLGGYSGVPKHDVTVLDGIKAKVGDGIDVLHSEGCKITVGGTWNEDDVVRSSLEEDRRLIAEAVAVARKADAIVLALGGNEQTSREAWSRSHMGDRTNLNLIGLQDELADAMLETGKPVVVLLFNGRPLSITELSQKAPAIIECWYLGQETGHAVADVLFGDHNPGGKLPISFPRSVGHLPVFYNHKPSARRGYLFDDVSPLYAFGYGLSYTTFTISDVRLKDGTIPRDGSTQVYADVTNTGDREGSEVVQMYVRDLVSSVTRPIKELKGFKRVLVKPRQTVTVALDITPDRLAFHNIDMKYVVEPGDFEIMVGSSSRNEDLTKVTLKVV, encoded by the coding sequence ATGAAACAGTCGCCTCCTGAGAATCGAGCCCACGACTCGTCCGACGTGCCCTACCTGAATCCAGAGCTGTCAGTCGCCGCGCGTGTCAAGGATCTCCTCTCGCGAATGACGCTCGAGGAGAAGGCCGCACAGATGATGGGTATCTGGAATGAGAAGGCGGACATGCTTGTCGATACTGACGGACACTTCGATCGGAAGAAAGCTGAGGAGGCCTTTCGATCTGGCTACGGTCTTGGTCAAGTGGGTCGCCCGAGCGATGCCGGTGGCGGCCTCAGTGCGCGCGAAACGGCCGAACTCACCAACGCGATCCAGAAGTTCTTCGTGGAGAACAGTCGACTTGGCATCCCGGTGATCTTTCACGAAGAATGCCTGCACGGCCAGGCGGCGGTCGACGGCACGAGCTTTCCTCAGCCCATCGCTCTCGGGGCGACGTTCAATCCGGAGCTCGTAGAGTCGCTGTACACGATGACGGCCGAGGAGTCGGCCGCACGTGGAGCGCATCAGGCGTTGACACCGGTGGTCGATGTTGCTCGCGACCCACGGTGGGGCAGGGTAGAGGAGACCTTCGGCGAAGATCCCTACCTCATTTCGCGCATGGGTATCGCTGCTGTGCGCGGCTTTCAGGGCGATGCGACATTCAAAGACAAGAAGCGGGTCATCGCAACTCTCAAGCACTTCGCGGCACATGGTCAACCTGAATCGGGCATGAACTGTGCACCGGTCAATGTTTCGGAGCGCGAGCTTCGCGAGACCTTTCTGTTTCCGTTTCGGGCCGCCATCGATGAGGGTGGAGCGATCAGCCTGATGGCGTCCTACAACGAGATTGACGGTGTCCCGTCGCACGCCAACCGCTGGCTCCTGCGAGATGTCCTGCGAAAGGAGTGGGGTTTCGACGGTTTCATCGTATCCGACTACTACGCCCTGTGGGAGCTGCACGATCGGCCCGACACGCACGGACACTTTGTGGCCGGCGACAAAAAAGAGGCATGCAAACTTGGCGTCAGAGCCGGTGTGAACATCGAGTTGCCCGAACCCGACTGCTATCTTCATCTCGCTGAACTCGTTCATGAGAGCTCGATCGATGAATCCGAACTGGATGAACTCGTTGCTCCGATGCTCCAGTGGAAATTCAGGATGGGTCTGTTCGACGACCCATATGTGGATGTCGACGTCGCCGAGCGCATCGTCGGTTCGGATGCCCATCGAAAGCTCGCTCTGCAGGGAGCCCGGGAGTCAGTTACACTGCTGAAGAACGACGGTAACGTGCTCCCGTTCGAACTCGGCAGCATCCAGTCGATCGCGGTAATCGGGCCCAATGCAAACCGGAGTCTGCTTGGCGGCTACAGCGGGGTTCCGAAGCACGACGTAACCGTACTGGACGGAATCAAAGCGAAAGTCGGTGACGGAATCGACGTGTTGCACAGCGAGGGCTGCAAGATCACCGTCGGTGGGACGTGGAATGAAGATGACGTCGTTCGCAGCAGTCTCGAAGAAGACCGCCGCTTGATCGCGGAGGCCGTCGCCGTTGCTCGGAAGGCAGACGCCATTGTGCTTGCCCTCGGGGGCAACGAGCAGACGTCGCGCGAAGCGTGGTCGCGCAGCCACATGGGGGACAGGACGAATCTGAATCTGATCGGCCTGCAGGACGAACTAGCCGATGCGATGCTCGAAACAGGGAAACCGGTCGTGGTGCTCCTGTTCAACGGCCGGCCCCTCTCGATTACGGAGCTGAGCCAGAAGGCCCCCGCCATCATCGAATGCTGGTATCTGGGACAGGAAACCGGGCATGCGGTTGCGGATGTTCTGTTCGGAGACCACAACCCGGGAGGCAAATTGCCCATTTCGTTCCCTCGATCCGTCGGGCACCTGCCCGTGTTCTATAATCACAAGCCGTCGGCACGACGCGGTTATCTGTTCGATGACGTGTCGCCGTTGTATGCGTTCGGCTACGGATTGAGCTATACCACGTTCACGATCTCGGACGTCAGACTCAAGGATGGCACGATACCACGCGACGGCTCAACGCAGGTGTACGCCGATGTGACGAACACGGGCGATCGCGAAGGCAGCGAAGTCGTGCAGATGTATGTGCGGGATCTGGTGAGCTCGGTGACGCGGCCCATCAAGGAATTGAAGGGATTCAAGCGGGTGTTGGTGAAGCCGCGTCAAACCGTCACCGTCGCACTCGACATCACGCCGGATCGGCTCGCGTTCCACAACATCGACATGAAATACGTCGTGGAGCCCGGGGATTTCGAAATCATGGTCGGTAGCTCGTCTCGGAACGAAGACCTCACGAAGGTGACCCTGAAAGTCGTCTAG
- a CDS encoding carbohydrate porin, which translates to MTRTLTKSSRLALVLFVLAGCARTASAQSLDDGVGLEVVYTADLAANVAGGVDQGVRYLDNIDLALTLETDPLVGWPGATIFLYGLGNQGGSISEIAGDAQGVSNIEAPTSWRLYEAWIEQVLPGDRVSILAGLYDVNTEFDVIWTGSLFMNSSHGIGPDFSQSGMNGPSIFPVTSLAIRARGSISNRLIFKAAILDGVPGDPEKPTGTHIKFGDDDGILMAGEVVLLLGGDDEWKTEPSRFRLVSRTDVEFFDARFAIGAWKYTGKFVELRDPRILALTAPSTDNRGVYALAEWNVLREPGDAAQGLSAFGRYGIANDRINRFASYAGLGLVYTGLLPGRDHDQAGLAVASARNGDPYLESQVVFGELDRTETVIEATYLASVTSWLSVQADLQHVINPGTNPAVSNALVPAVRLQIIP; encoded by the coding sequence ATGACCAGAACCCTCACGAAATCGAGTCGACTCGCTCTCGTGCTCTTCGTACTGGCCGGCTGCGCTCGTACTGCGAGTGCCCAGAGCCTGGACGACGGCGTAGGACTGGAGGTCGTCTATACGGCTGACCTGGCGGCCAATGTGGCGGGCGGAGTGGACCAGGGCGTTCGATACCTCGACAACATCGACCTGGCGCTTACGCTTGAGACGGACCCTCTAGTCGGGTGGCCGGGGGCGACCATCTTCCTGTATGGTCTTGGAAACCAGGGAGGAAGCATCTCCGAGATTGCGGGTGACGCACAGGGCGTCAGTAACATCGAAGCTCCGACGAGCTGGCGGCTGTACGAGGCATGGATCGAGCAGGTGCTGCCGGGAGATCGTGTGTCGATTCTGGCCGGACTTTACGACGTGAATACCGAATTCGACGTCATATGGACCGGCTCCCTGTTCATGAACAGTTCGCACGGCATCGGGCCCGACTTCAGTCAGAGCGGAATGAATGGCCCGTCCATCTTCCCTGTCACGTCGCTGGCGATTCGGGCCAGAGGCTCTATCAGCAACCGGCTGATTTTCAAGGCCGCGATTCTGGATGGCGTTCCGGGAGATCCGGAGAAGCCAACCGGCACTCACATCAAGTTCGGTGATGATGACGGAATACTGATGGCGGGTGAGGTGGTCCTGCTGCTGGGTGGCGACGACGAATGGAAGACGGAACCATCGAGGTTTCGGCTAGTGAGCCGGACCGACGTTGAGTTCTTCGATGCCCGTTTTGCGATTGGGGCCTGGAAATACACGGGCAAATTTGTCGAGCTGCGCGATCCTCGCATCCTCGCCCTTACGGCTCCATCCACGGATAATCGCGGAGTGTATGCGCTGGCCGAATGGAACGTACTGCGTGAGCCCGGTGATGCGGCGCAGGGTCTGTCGGCTTTCGGCCGATACGGAATCGCGAACGACCGGATCAATCGTTTTGCGTCTTACGCGGGACTGGGCCTGGTCTACACAGGTCTGTTGCCGGGGCGCGATCACGACCAGGCAGGATTGGCGGTGGCGAGTGCAAGGAATGGCGATCCGTATCTCGAGTCTCAGGTAGTATTCGGAGAGCTCGATCGAACCGAAACGGTGATCGAGGCCACCTACCTGGCGAGTGTTACGTCATGGCTTTCTGTCCAGGCCGATCTGCAACACGTCATCAATCCGGGCACGAACCCGGCCGTCTCCAACGCGCTGGTGCCCGCAGTGCGGCTGCAGATAATACCGTAG
- a CDS encoding endo-1,4-beta-xylanase codes for MKRQPCHRDQLLSVLLLIGLTLSACTAPESPEATLKSAFAESFMVGAALNEAQFSGQAVDEAAIVMKHFNTITPENTLKWESVHPEPDSFNFGPADAYVSFGEENGMFIVGHALVWHHQTPQWVFQDENGEDVDRETLLNTMQNHILTVVGRYKGRIDGWDVVNEALNDDGTLRETAWLRIIGDDYIAKAFEYAREADPDVQLYYNDYSLPDRPKRDGTVALITNLQERGIDVAGVGLQGHYKLTSPGVAQLDSSIAAFAAMGVDVMITELDIDVLPAAWEHRGADLSLDVELHDALNPYTEALPDSMQHVLATRYAELFGVFQKNADVVTRVTFWGVTDQASWLNSWPVEGRTSYPLLFDRSNNPKHAYDMVIAVAG; via the coding sequence ATGAAACGTCAGCCATGTCATCGAGATCAACTGTTGTCCGTTCTGCTTCTGATTGGGCTGACCCTCTCGGCGTGCACGGCTCCGGAGTCTCCGGAAGCCACGCTGAAGTCGGCCTTTGCAGAGAGTTTTATGGTCGGGGCGGCTCTGAACGAGGCGCAGTTCTCTGGACAGGCCGTCGACGAAGCCGCGATCGTCATGAAGCACTTCAACACGATCACGCCCGAGAACACCCTGAAGTGGGAGTCGGTACATCCGGAGCCCGATTCGTTCAACTTCGGTCCGGCAGACGCGTACGTCTCGTTCGGTGAGGAGAACGGGATGTTCATCGTCGGGCATGCGCTCGTGTGGCACCACCAGACTCCGCAGTGGGTCTTTCAGGACGAGAACGGTGAAGACGTCGATCGTGAGACGCTCTTGAACACCATGCAAAATCACATCCTGACGGTCGTGGGACGTTACAAAGGGCGGATCGACGGTTGGGACGTGGTCAACGAGGCGCTCAACGACGACGGCACGCTAAGAGAGACGGCCTGGCTGCGTATCATCGGTGACGACTATATCGCGAAGGCGTTCGAGTATGCCCGCGAAGCAGATCCCGACGTTCAACTCTACTACAACGACTACTCGTTGCCGGATCGTCCAAAGCGCGACGGCACAGTCGCCTTGATCACGAATCTGCAGGAGAGGGGAATTGACGTGGCCGGTGTCGGATTGCAGGGACACTACAAGCTTACGTCGCCCGGTGTTGCGCAGCTCGATTCGTCGATCGCAGCTTTTGCCGCGATGGGCGTGGATGTGATGATCACGGAGCTGGACATCGACGTGCTACCGGCGGCATGGGAGCATCGAGGAGCCGATCTGTCGCTTGACGTAGAGCTTCACGATGCGTTGAATCCGTACACCGAGGCACTTCCGGACTCCATGCAGCACGTACTTGCAACACGTTATGCCGAGTTGTTTGGTGTCTTCCAGAAGAATGCGGACGTGGTGACGCGTGTAACGTTCTGGGGAGTTACCGATCAAGCCTCCTGGCTGAACAGCTGGCCTGTCGAGGGTCGCACCAGTTACCCGCTGCTGTTCGACCGCAGCAACAATCCGAAGCACGCGTATGATATGGTGATAGCGGTGGCGGGCTGA
- a CDS encoding PKD domain-containing protein, whose protein sequence is MTRCYFDSPLHTLYPMTRTLARAASYLILLIALTIPSRAQTGDISVRGTVTESSSSSPLARTSVTITRLVNGTPRSTLVLTNDLGQYVLNATTPVAIEDAEATLRDEYWVEPAYPNPFPAGSGTLRLRYGTPGGDRSDARFEMFDVLGRRVDSDAGLSAGIYFYRVRVGKDVSMARSLIVVGSGPIKVDLAHELGPNADAAALDRWQGKTAADAEFVVAKDGFVGVESSVTLTDGQTNTVDFELDAAPIPTASFEFSGTLKAGEPTLFDASTSAGAPGETLTYIWDFGDGIHGGNSAIAHVYGRATNYTATLTVRSPFGATASVSKTVSIAQGSAAVRTDGVLEAFVSEPDGAPIQGVTVRSEDPVRTATTDAFGKASFTNLAVGIPVRLSFAKAGFTDQFARVDIPVTATNPTRVEAVMRPRLSVFEIPDAEDGFDRFARDGVRIVMPVDGLVRADGTPATGPVTANLTPLNVVRSGEIEAFPGVFEGLQPDGNEVLLLTYGVSEYVFEQNGQELQLAPGKVATIEIPIYTAGATVGQTIPLWSMDEKLGRWVQEGEGTVVESVSSPTGHALRAVVSHFSWWNCDDFVDEGTILRTIRCEADDPLRPIDCWVASNDRVDQVDPNDGTLYEVREFVEAAGWDLIFPADRTTPVSGIALLDNGEIWRGVSVVDPSDNVSETVIRLTRTEGGGDSQQIAIPADIDAEISVPDEIDEYTFDATAGQRIFISAIGILDASFTLLDPSGTTLVGSGFGRSNRQMRVAELTEDGTYTLRVAGASFAVGRYIISVKPLGDPLSLPFRDPSESLDRDAADAFPIRVAAGSVLGVYHESPTGARMQIDICTFDGQCILERRETIALTVIPTDEEYLVVIRSVGSGPYAIRITQPTTHWDRGANHSVTIGSRDMMLVSIDANPQDIVTVEESPEVPSGLSASPYGLYPANSRLIQASPDILGWKYSQLNLEPPYFIAITASRSAPISGTYEFGYSEPEIIPLTLDPNGSVSTVGQFDVYGQRLLYSFPAVTGDGLEIVSRSSDPDFVSNLSLGLVDLAAFEVSEDGNYDFFGGEFGPSMAIRVDASAQVAAGLWSNSNQLGSFEVEVTRVTGSASIKVEGDQACAGSNATSLPAALAAVSDGGTVTLCSGNHQPRARAPMTSSGVTVEGESGGQATIVADTDRGVIMTIGGDATIRSLSVRTSGAFAFIDPVSFQDPVPSVTLEDLDFAFGAPRPGSTGGFVVGGTVRDATVRRITVTGGGKLDFSLSGSGASALIEDVETAGLVDTDGHVEVQCRSDSQSMTVRSSTFHGLTTKGCETVVIEDNEIVMDAGVRIERYGNLSLARNTLAGVENPRSIIMSSSGDATITENTISGAFFLGISDGTFLVARNRIDLAQPNRDLLLRINHLTTGAPASITVQNNIMENAGVGSGDAIIDVQNADLFESVEFYNNSVRTSALTTAGKPALRFTLRNTGFTGPLPVTFVNNILQGVGGTAMSLPAGTTVDSDYNLFFGYDTEYEGGLTSTGTNDLFEPSDPENPPPLFVNNLLELEAGSPAINAGAGSNIYPGVPVIDFDGTSRPQGGSYDMGAHEQ, encoded by the coding sequence ATGACACGATGCTATTTCGACAGCCCGCTTCACACGCTTTACCCGATGACACGGACACTCGCGCGAGCTGCTTCGTACCTCATCCTCCTGATCGCACTTACCATCCCGTCGCGGGCTCAGACCGGTGACATAAGTGTTCGCGGAACGGTGACCGAGTCCTCGTCGAGTAGCCCGCTCGCTCGTACAAGCGTCACGATCACACGTCTTGTCAACGGGACTCCGAGATCGACGCTAGTACTTACCAACGACCTTGGCCAGTACGTCCTGAATGCGACGACGCCCGTCGCGATTGAGGACGCTGAGGCAACGCTGCGGGACGAGTATTGGGTCGAGCCAGCATACCCAAACCCGTTTCCAGCTGGAAGTGGCACGCTCCGGCTTCGGTACGGGACTCCGGGTGGTGACAGGTCAGACGCGAGATTCGAGATGTTCGACGTCCTGGGTCGTCGCGTGGACTCCGACGCCGGATTGTCAGCAGGCATATACTTCTACCGCGTCCGAGTCGGGAAGGATGTGTCGATGGCCCGCAGTCTCATAGTCGTCGGGTCCGGACCGATCAAGGTCGATCTTGCTCATGAGCTCGGGCCGAATGCGGACGCCGCAGCCCTGGACAGATGGCAGGGGAAGACCGCTGCAGACGCGGAGTTCGTGGTCGCGAAGGATGGGTTTGTCGGCGTTGAGTCGTCAGTGACACTGACGGACGGGCAAACGAACACGGTCGATTTCGAACTCGACGCGGCTCCCATACCGACAGCCAGTTTCGAGTTTTCGGGAACTCTCAAGGCCGGTGAACCGACGCTTTTTGATGCATCCACGTCCGCCGGCGCACCTGGCGAAACACTAACGTATATCTGGGATTTCGGTGACGGAATCCATGGCGGCAATTCCGCAATCGCCCATGTCTACGGAAGGGCAACCAACTACACGGCCACGCTAACGGTCCGGAGCCCCTTCGGCGCGACAGCTTCGGTCTCGAAGACTGTTTCCATCGCGCAGGGAAGTGCAGCGGTCCGGACGGACGGGGTTCTAGAGGCCTTCGTTAGCGAGCCCGACGGTGCGCCGATCCAGGGCGTCACGGTACGGTCCGAAGATCCGGTGCGTACTGCTACGACCGACGCGTTTGGGAAGGCGTCGTTTACAAACCTCGCCGTGGGTATTCCTGTTCGTCTGAGTTTTGCGAAGGCCGGTTTCACGGATCAGTTCGCGCGCGTGGACATCCCGGTTACGGCAACGAATCCCACAAGAGTAGAAGCCGTGATGAGGCCGCGACTGTCTGTGTTCGAGATCCCGGACGCCGAAGACGGATTTGACAGATTCGCGCGAGACGGAGTGCGAATCGTGATGCCCGTGGATGGCCTCGTGCGGGCTGACGGAACGCCCGCGACAGGTCCCGTGACCGCCAACCTCACACCACTGAACGTGGTGAGGTCGGGAGAGATCGAAGCGTTTCCAGGAGTGTTCGAAGGACTCCAGCCAGACGGAAACGAAGTCCTTCTCCTGACATACGGTGTAAGCGAGTATGTCTTTGAGCAGAATGGCCAGGAGCTGCAGCTGGCACCTGGCAAGGTTGCCACCATTGAGATTCCGATTTACACCGCGGGCGCAACTGTGGGACAGACGATCCCACTCTGGTCGATGGACGAGAAGCTGGGCCGCTGGGTGCAGGAGGGCGAAGGCACGGTCGTAGAGTCTGTGAGCTCGCCTACCGGACATGCGCTTCGTGCCGTAGTGTCCCACTTTTCATGGTGGAACTGCGACGACTTTGTGGACGAGGGTACGATCCTCCGAACTATCCGATGCGAAGCCGACGACCCCCTACGCCCGATCGATTGTTGGGTTGCCAGCAACGACAGAGTCGATCAGGTTGATCCGAATGACGGAACGCTGTACGAGGTCCGTGAATTTGTCGAAGCCGCCGGCTGGGACCTCATCTTCCCGGCGGACCGGACGACCCCTGTCTCCGGCATCGCACTGCTGGACAATGGCGAAATCTGGCGGGGGGTGTCGGTGGTTGATCCGTCGGACAACGTGTCCGAGACCGTGATTCGGTTGACCCGAACCGAGGGTGGCGGAGACAGTCAGCAGATCGCCATTCCCGCCGACATCGATGCCGAGATTTCGGTACCCGACGAAATCGACGAGTACACGTTCGATGCAACGGCCGGACAGCGAATCTTCATCTCGGCAATCGGAATACTAGACGCGTCCTTCACGCTTCTTGACCCGTCGGGAACCACGCTGGTGGGAAGTGGCTTTGGCCGGAGCAACCGGCAGATGCGGGTCGCCGAGTTGACGGAAGACGGAACGTATACTCTGCGCGTTGCCGGCGCCAGCTTCGCGGTTGGACGATACATCATTTCTGTCAAGCCGCTTGGAGACCCGCTGAGCCTACCCTTCAGGGACCCCAGCGAGTCACTGGATCGTGACGCAGCCGACGCCTTCCCAATTCGGGTCGCTGCAGGAAGTGTGCTGGGAGTGTATCACGAGTCCCCGACCGGGGCACGTATGCAAATCGATATCTGCACATTTGACGGTCAGTGCATCCTGGAACGGAGAGAGACGATTGCTCTTACCGTCATTCCGACGGACGAGGAGTATCTGGTCGTCATTCGGAGCGTCGGGTCAGGACCCTACGCCATTCGAATTACTCAGCCAACGACACACTGGGACAGGGGTGCCAATCACTCTGTCACGATCGGTTCGCGGGATATGATGCTGGTGTCTATAGACGCAAATCCCCAGGACATAGTTACCGTCGAGGAGTCACCAGAGGTACCGTCCGGGCTGAGTGCAAGCCCGTACGGACTGTATCCAGCGAACAGTCGACTGATTCAGGCCAGTCCGGATATCCTGGGATGGAAATACTCTCAACTGAATCTCGAACCGCCCTATTTCATCGCCATCACCGCGTCGCGCAGCGCGCCCATATCGGGCACCTATGAATTTGGGTACTCCGAGCCGGAGATCATTCCACTTACGCTCGATCCAAATGGTAGTGTGAGTACGGTGGGTCAGTTCGACGTATATGGTCAACGGCTGCTCTACTCGTTTCCCGCGGTGACGGGCGACGGACTAGAAATCGTGAGCCGTTCATCTGACCCCGACTTTGTATCGAATCTTTCACTTGGTCTTGTCGACCTGGCGGCGTTCGAGGTTTCGGAAGATGGCAACTACGACTTCTTTGGTGGTGAATTCGGTCCAAGTATGGCCATTCGTGTTGACGCGAGCGCTCAGGTGGCCGCCGGACTCTGGAGTAACTCCAACCAACTCGGCTCCTTTGAGGTGGAGGTCACGCGAGTCACCGGATCCGCATCCATCAAGGTGGAGGGCGATCAAGCGTGTGCAGGATCGAACGCCACCTCACTGCCAGCAGCGCTAGCGGCGGTAAGCGACGGCGGTACGGTCACGCTGTGCTCTGGTAATCATCAGCCCCGTGCAAGGGCACCGATGACGAGCTCGGGGGTCACTGTCGAGGGTGAATCGGGAGGTCAGGCCACGATCGTGGCCGACACGGATCGGGGCGTGATCATGACCATCGGTGGGGACGCAACCATAAGGTCGCTCTCGGTTCGCACGTCAGGTGCGTTCGCGTTCATCGATCCTGTATCGTTCCAAGATCCAGTTCCATCGGTCACACTGGAAGACCTTGACTTTGCATTCGGAGCACCGAGGCCTGGTTCAACCGGGGGCTTTGTTGTTGGAGGCACCGTTCGAGACGCGACGGTCCGTCGGATAACGGTGACTGGGGGAGGGAAGCTGGACTTTAGTCTCTCCGGGTCCGGAGCCTCCGCGCTGATTGAGGACGTTGAAACCGCGGGCTTGGTCGACACGGACGGCCACGTAGAGGTGCAGTGTCGGAGTGACTCACAGTCCATGACCGTCCGGTCTAGCACGTTCCACGGACTGACGACGAAGGGGTGCGAGACTGTCGTGATCGAGGACAACGAGATAGTCATGGACGCTGGTGTCAGGATCGAGCGATACGGGAATCTAAGTCTGGCGCGCAATACTCTCGCCGGCGTAGAAAACCCTCGAAGCATCATTATGTCCAGCAGTGGCGACGCGACGATTACGGAGAATACAATCAGCGGCGCATTTTTTCTGGGAATATCCGACGGCACGTTCCTCGTCGCTCGTAACCGCATCGATCTGGCACAGCCGAACAGGGATCTTCTCTTGCGGATCAATCACTTGACCACGGGGGCACCTGCCAGCATCACAGTCCAGAACAACATTATGGAGAACGCTGGTGTCGGAAGCGGCGACGCCATCATCGATGTGCAGAATGCGGATCTGTTTGAGTCGGTGGAGTTCTACAATAACTCCGTTAGAACGAGTGCTCTCACGACGGCGGGAAAACCGGCGCTTCGGTTTACTCTCAGAAACACCGGATTCACGGGACCGCTACCGGTCACATTCGTGAACAACATCTTGCAGGGAGTCGGTGGCACGGCGATGTCACTTCCGGCAGGAACGACCGTGGATAGTGACTACAACCTCTTCTTCGGATACGACACCGAATACGAGGGCGGACTAACGTCGACCGGTACCAACGACTTGTTCGAACCGTCGGATCCGGAGAATCCGCCGCCGCTGTTCGTGAACAATCTGCTTGAGCTCGAGGCCGGAAGTCCGGCTATCAACGCAGGTGCCGGATCAAACATATATCCGGGCGTGCCGGTGATCGATTTCGACGGAACGTCACGGCCGCAAGGCGGATCGTACGACATGGGAGCTCACGAGCAGTAG
- a CDS encoding MFS transporter, translating into MSHFHQKLSIREKVGYGLGDTAANFIFQTILVFQLAFYTDTFGISAAAAGTLFLIVRISDAFTDPLMGIIADRTKTKWGRFRPWILWSAVPFGVLAFLTFSTPDFGPTGKLIYAYITYTLLMAVYTVNNLPYSALSGVMTGDMGERTSLSSYRFVFAMLAAFAIQGLALPMVNYFGQGNDAQGYKITMGIFAFLAVIFFIITFFSTKERILPDPAQKTSIKQDLLDLTKNGPWIAIFFLTLFTFITLALRGGVMLYYFRYYLDLGQGLDLSIFGMVRQLNVDEVFSLFNVCGLTATVIGIVFSKAFAVRFGKRNVFIAGLAGTIVLTAVLIFFPADAIMGIFTLEFIRQLAYGVTVPLLWAMMADVADYSEWKNHRRATGIVFSAVVFGLKAGLGFGGAIGGWLLALYGYVPNAAQTAESLWGIRMTASVYPAITFLIGIICLFFYKIDLPFELKIADELAERRHEFNNPQEATS; encoded by the coding sequence ATGAGTCACTTTCATCAGAAGCTTTCGATCAGGGAGAAGGTCGGCTATGGCCTGGGCGATACCGCGGCCAACTTCATCTTCCAGACGATCCTTGTATTCCAGCTTGCCTTCTACACCGATACGTTCGGCATCAGTGCAGCCGCTGCCGGAACCCTCTTTCTGATCGTACGCATTTCGGACGCCTTCACGGACCCGTTGATGGGCATCATTGCGGACCGCACGAAGACGAAGTGGGGCAGATTCCGGCCGTGGATTCTCTGGAGTGCCGTGCCGTTCGGCGTTCTCGCCTTTCTCACGTTCTCGACTCCCGATTTCGGTCCGACAGGCAAGCTCATCTATGCGTACATCACATACACGCTGTTGATGGCCGTATACACCGTCAACAATCTGCCGTACTCCGCGCTCAGCGGCGTGATGACGGGAGACATGGGTGAACGCACAAGCCTGTCGTCCTACCGGTTCGTTTTTGCGATGCTGGCGGCGTTCGCCATCCAGGGTCTCGCGCTGCCGATGGTTAACTACTTCGGTCAGGGAAACGACGCGCAGGGCTACAAGATCACGATGGGAATCTTCGCATTCCTTGCGGTCATCTTCTTCATCATCACGTTCTTCTCAACGAAGGAGCGCATCCTTCCTGATCCCGCACAGAAGACCTCGATCAAACAGGATCTGCTGGACCTGACAAAGAACGGGCCCTGGATCGCGATCTTCTTCCTGACCCTGTTCACTTTCATCACGTTGGCGCTGCGAGGCGGCGTGATGCTGTATTACTTCCGATACTATCTGGATCTGGGTCAAGGATTGGATCTCAGCATATTCGGAATGGTCCGGCAGCTTAACGTCGACGAGGTGTTCAGTCTGTTCAACGTATGCGGGCTGACGGCTACGGTGATCGGCATCGTGTTTTCAAAGGCGTTCGCCGTACGCTTCGGCAAGCGGAACGTGTTCATCGCCGGCCTGGCCGGGACCATCGTACTCACGGCGGTTTTGATCTTCTTTCCGGCCGATGCCATCATGGGCATATTCACCCTCGAGTTCATCCGACAACTTGCGTATGGCGTTACCGTCCCGCTGTTGTGGGCGATGATGGCCGATGTTGCCGACTACTCGGAGTGGAAAAACCACAGACGCGCGACCGGAATCGTCTTTTCGGCCGTTGTGTTCGGTCTCAAGGCCGGGCTAGGCTTTGGTGGTGCGATCGGCGGTTGGCTGCTGGCTCTGTACGGCTACGTGCCCAACGCAGCTCAGACAGCCGAATCGCTCTGGGGAATCCGGATGACAGCCAGCGTCTACCCTGCCATCACGTTTCTCATCGGAATCATTTGCCTGTTTTTCTATAAGATCGATCTTCCATTTGAGTTGAAGATTGCGGACGAGTTGGCGGAACGCAGGCACGAGTTCAACAATCCTCAAGAAGCGACATCATGA